In Tursiops truncatus isolate mTurTru1 chromosome X, mTurTru1.mat.Y, whole genome shotgun sequence, the following proteins share a genomic window:
- the VSIG4 gene encoding V-set and immunoglobulin domain-containing protein 4, giving the protein MELLLGLLLLRHLLVVTYGHPILKVPESVTGPWKGDVNIPCTYGPLQGYTQVLVKWLVERGSDPVTIFLRDASGDHIQQAKYRGRLHVNDKVPGDVSLQLNTLEMDDRSHYTCEVTWQTPNGKQVVRDKIIELRVQKLSVSKPTVTTGSGYGFMVPQGMRISLQCQARGSPPISYVWYKEQTNNQEPIKVGVLSTLLFKPAVVTDSGSYFCTAKGRLGSEQHSDTVKFVVKDSSKPLETKTKAPPTMQSPFEATSTVNSSQGWITEVDGYVGKTSAGPGNGLPIFAIILIISFCCIVVTTMTYIMVCRKTSQQEHVCEVVRVHAGEASDSGETMRVAIFTSGCSSEEPASQTLDNDYSDEPCLGQEYQIIAQINGDYAHLLHTVPPDYELLVTKGKSSC; this is encoded by the exons GCCATCCCATCCTGAAAGTGCCTGAGAGTGTGACAGGGCCTTGGAAAGGGGATGTAAATATTCCCTGCACCTATGGTCCTCTGCAAGGCTATACACAAGTCTTGGTAAAGTGGCTGGTAGAACGTGGCTCAGACCCAGTCACCATCTTTTTACGTGACGCTTCTGGAGACCATATCCAGCAAGCAAAGTACCGGGGCCGCCTGCATGTAAACGACAAGGTTCCAGGAGATGTGTCCCTCCAACTGAATACTCTGGAGATGGATGACCGGAGCCACTACACATGTGAAGTCACTTGGCAGACCCCTAATGGCAAGCAAGTCGTGAGAGATAAGATCATTGAACTCCGTGTCCAGAAAC TTTCTGTTTCCAAGCCCACAGTGACGACTGGCAGTGGCTATGGCTTCATGGTACCCCAGGGAATGAGAATTAGCCTTCAATGCCAGGCTCGGGGTTCTCCTCCCATCAGTTATGTTTGGTACAAGGAACAGACTAACAACCAAGAACCCATCAAAGTAGGAGTCTTGAGTACCTTACTCTTCAAGCCTGCAGTGGTGACAGACTCAGGCTCCTATTTCTGTACTGCCAAGGGCCGGTTAGGCTCTGAGCAGCACAGTGACACTGTGAAGTTTGTGGTCAAAG ATTCCTCAAAGCCACTCGAGACCAAGACTAAGGCACCTCCAACCATGCAATCCCCCTTCGAAG CAACATCCACAGTGAACTCATCCCAGGGCTGGATCACTGAAGTGGATGGCTACGTTGGAAAGACAAGTGCTGGGCCAG GAAATGGTCTGCCTATCTTTGCCATAATTCTCATCATCTCCTTCTGCTGTATTGTGGTCACCACAATGACTTATATCATGGTCTGCCGGAAGACATCCCAACAGG agCATGTCTGTGAAGTGGTCAG GGTGCATGCCGGGGAGGCCAGTGACTCTGGTGAAACCATGAGGGTGGCCATCTTCACAAGTGGCTGCTCCAGTGAAGAGCCAGCTTCCCAGACACTGGACAACGACTACTCTGATGAACCTTGCCTGGGCCAGGAGTACCAGATCATCGCCCAGATCAACGGTGACTATGCTCACCTGCTGCACACGGTTCCCCCAGATTATGAGCTTCTGGTCACCAAGGGCAAGAGCAGCTGCTAA